A stretch of DNA from Bacillus sp. NP157:
CCGCGTCGGCGATCGGCGGCGGCCGATGTGGCGGCGTCCGGGCCGGGACCATGCGAACGTCGGCGTCGAGCGCCTCCGCGGCTTCCCATGCGGCCCGCAGGTGGCCGTTGTGGACCGGGTCGAAGGTACCGCCGAGGATGGCGAGCGGACGCGGGTGGCTCATGCGAAAGCCGCCGCGGCGCGTGGCTCGGCGATCGCCGCGATCAGGCGCTCGGCCTCCAGCCACGGATTGCCCTGCTCGCGACCCTTGGCCATGCGGTCGATCCGCGCGGCCCGGGCGAGGCAGGCCATCCAGTGTTCGCGCGGCGCACGGCGGAGCGCCTTGCGGAACAACTGCTCGCGCGCCGGCCAGAGCCGCTCGGCCTTGGCTTGCGCGGCGAAATCGCGGGCATTGGCCAGCCGCAGTGCCAGCTGCAACTGATTGACCAGCCAGCCCATGAGGGCAATGAGCTCGTCGCCTTCGGCATGCAGCCCGGCAAGAATCCTCAAAGCGCGACCACCGTCACCCGCGAAGGCGGCGTCGGTCAGCTTGAATGCGTCAAAGCGGGCGCTGTCGGCCACCAGGCTTTCCAGCGAGGCCGCGTCCAGCCGACGATCGCCAGCGAGCACGACCAGCTTGTCGATCTCCTGGGCGGCGGCCAGGAGGTTGCCCTCGACCCGCTCGGCCAACATGGCCACGGCATCGGGGGTGGCCTGCAGGCCGCGGGAAGCGAGGCGCTGGCTGATCCACTGGCCCCATTCGTTGGGCCGCGGTGCATTGAACACCACCTGGATCCCGCCCTGGTCGACCGCCTTCGTCCAGGCGCCCTCGTGCTTGGTGCTCCACTCGGTGGCGCTGATCAGCAAGGTGGTATCGGGTGGCGGATTGCCG
This window harbors:
- the holA gene encoding DNA polymerase III subunit delta, with the protein product MPMQPGQWHKHLAGDRMAPVYLLVGEELLVLEAADALRAMARRLGFTEREVLEADSRFDWDDLDRASAGLSLFATQRLLDLRLAGGRAGKDGGAAITRFAGNPPPDTTLLISATEWSTKHEGAWTKAVDQGGIQVVFNAPRPNEWGQWISQRLASRGLQATPDAVAMLAERVEGNLLAAAQEIDKLVVLAGDRRLDAASLESLVADSARFDAFKLTDAAFAGDGGRALRILAGLHAEGDELIALMGWLVNQLQLALRLANARDFAAQAKAERLWPAREQLFRKALRRAPREHWMACLARAARIDRMAKGREQGNPWLEAERLIAAIAEPRAAAAFA